GCGCTCGCTGTTCCTCATTGAACAAGCCCCCTTGATTTGAATGACAACTCCATTTGTTGGTCCACTTCTTTCAAAGAAAATCCATACTGATCACAAAACGCTGCAAGTAAGTTATATTCCGCGGCTATTTTTTCAGCGTATTCTTTTACAAAACGCCTTGCCTCTTCCCTTTCCGTTTCGTTTGCAAATTCAGCTGGTACGTGCCAGAAGTCTTTATCCCAGAACTCCATTGCTTCACGACGTTCTTTTTCTACAAGCATCCTGAGCGATGCCACATCACGTTTGACGCGCTTACCATCCATGAAAGGAACTAAATTAATACCGGTTGTTTCTCTGAACGTTGCTACATAATATTTGAAACTATCAATCCCTCTTGCAAGTATTGGCTTTGCATCCTTTCCTACTGGGCGAGTTCCGTTTATCCACTTAGAAATAGTTGATTGATCATAGCCAACCTCCTCCCCAAATTCCATTTGAGTGAATCCTTTTTCCTTAATTGCTCCTTTTAAGTCTGCTTTACGTTTCATACTGATTCTCCTGTCCTATTAAATTGTATTTTTCTGTTTGAACAGCCATAAAACACTGGTTTATTGATGGCGGTTTCGCATGTTACCCTATAATTAAGAGCTATTAAATAATTTTGCGATTGGAATGAGTGTTATCTTCAATCCAACGTGTATTGTTCTCGATCCAAATAATAAATTTATGTTTAGGAATTCTCGTTCCAGCTAACTTGAATACCGGGAAATCTGAACGATTCATCAATTCTGACATCTTTGTTTGCTTGATTCCTAGAATCTCTCTTACGTGGGCAGTGGTTAACATACTTGGGTATTCACTTAACCACTCATTTTCTGTAGGTGATGGAGTTACACTTTGTTTGAACTTTTCTAACTCTTGTTGAAAGATTTCTCGAATTGATTCTTCAAAACTCATTTATGAGCGCCTCCTTTACGCCAATTTGTGAAGCGTTCCTTTTCTTCTATGAAGATGTAAATGATTAGACCAACGCTGAACCAGAATGCTGGAACTATCAAGAAAGCCATTTTTAAAAATTCTGACATGGACATATATGGAACCCCCTATTAAGCTGGTTTTGAAAACTGTTTAATGAGTTTATTAATAAAATAGACTTGACCTTTACCTGTGATTTTAGGTGTTCTCGTTTTCTTCATTTCGCCATTTGAACCCGTGCGTATTCCATGTTTGATGACAATGACACCAAGATCTAAAGATTTTTGAGTAGGCATATTCCACATATCGCCCTTTTGTTTGCAAAGGTAGCCGTTAACACGTAACCAGCTGAACAATCTGTTAGCTCCGATATCAAGACCCTGTTGTTTTAGCGTGATCGCCAAATCCTTAACTAAAACCGTGTCTTCTGATACCGTTACAGCTTCTGCATAAACCACTTTAGGTTTTTGTTCATCAATTAACCGTTCAGCTTCCATACGTTTCTGCTGCTCATCTTTTAATTGAGTTGCAAGATTGATAATGGTATCTGGATTAAGTAATGCTCGTTCAATGGTTTCTGGTGTCATATAAGCACCATGTTTACGAATTGAAGGAATAACTTCTTGTGTAACCCAACGTTTGAATTGTTTTGCTTGTTGTTTACGACTCGTGAGGATTAGACAATAAAGACCGGATTCATTAATAGCTGTCATTTCTTGTTGACCACCAAGGGTGTCCACTACTACCGACTCCCTTTCATCAAGATCTAAGCGAGATATTGCATCTCGGTACTTACTGATTTCTAGCACTTCACAAACATCTTTAGCAATGAACCACGGTTCGTTATCCTTAACAACCGTTCTGATTTGATGGTTTTGATACTGAAACCATTTAGTTAACTTGTCCACGTTATAACTTCCTAAGCTAAACTCTTTTTATTCAACTTTACGTGGAATTCTTCTTCAAAAAAAACTGTTGCTGGAACCTCTAATGCCTTTGCTATTATTTCTAATTCATTTGTAGTGATAGGTCTTTTTCCAGATTCTTTCATACTGTACCCCGATGTTGTCATATCAATCTTCTCAGCGATGAATGTTTGAGAAACGCCTTTAGACTTCCTTAAAAGTCTAATCTTTTCGTGTAACTTCATATCTTTCACCTCCTCTAAATTCCACGTTAAGTGAACTTCTTAAACTTAGTTTAACTCCACGTTAAGTGAAAGTCAACAACTTTATTTAACTTTTAGTGGAATTTATTTAACATAGCGTGAAATATTGATAATCTATTATATATCTCGTGTAATACACTGCCTTACACGAATGTACACAAACATTCACGACTTTACATAAACATTGGAAAAATGAAACGGTAGGTGATACTTATGATGACTTTAGGTAAGCGCCTAAAAGAAGAAAGGGAAAAACGTAAGTGGTCTCAGAAATTTGTTGCTGAAAAGCTAGGGATTACTAATACTGTGCTTTCTAACTACGAACGTGACTACAGAGATCCTGATACAGAAAACCTAAAAAAGCTTGCAGAACTCTATGAAGTTTCGACTGATTATTTGTTAGGTAGAGAGACACCTTCTAAGGAAAAGCCAGATGTACAAGGTCTCTGGTTCTACGATATGGATGGTATTTCTAAAGAAGATTTAGAGGATATTGAAGAAGAACTCACTGAATATATGGAATACTTACTTGCTAAGAAGAGAAAGAAGAAATAATTTTTTTAAAAAACAGCGTTAAGCAAAAGTATCGAAATGGATTCTCGTTTTTTATACATTTGCTTAAGGCTATTCCTTATCTTCTTCTTAATACGTTATTGACGTTATTAATGACGTTATTAATATAAGTTCATTACTTGTTCATTCTTGGTTTATTACTTGTTCATTACTGTAAAAAAATACAAGTGGTTAAACCTTAGAGCCACAAGGGATACAAGATTTGTCCGTTCATTACTTGTTCATTCTTGGTTCATTCCTTCATCATTCTAAAGTGTTTTCCTTTAGAACAAGAAAAAACCTGATATAATAAGGTTTCGAAGAAAACATATAGAAAATTTCGAAATTTATAGTTTAGGTTTTCATAGAGAGGTTAAGGGAGAAGTAAGTACTTTTTTTGCACAAAAGGTTAACTTACTTCTTTACCTTACAACGTATTTATCAAGGGGGCGCATTTATATTATGGATTATCAGTACGTACCAACTCATCTAGAGGAATGGATTTCTAATGAATATATTAAGAGGCAGATTCTTACGCCTGAAGACTTAATAATTGAAAATATTGCCAAGTGCTTTCAAGTAGACTTATTCATTCGTGCTGGTCAAATTTATTCAGCTGAAGTAAACGGACAGTTTGTTATTTTTTTGCGTGAAGAAGAAACGCCACAAAAGCAAAAGGAGAGATTCTTCCATGAATTGTGTCATCTCTTAATTCATTCTGGAAGACAACCAGACATGCCTATTCTTTTACGTGAGCTTCAAGAGAATCAAGCGGAGAATTTTGTTAAGTATGCTTCTCTCCCCTACCACATGTTATCCTACCTCAAAGAAGATGATATGTATCATACTTCCGAGTTATTTAATGTTTCTATTGACGTTTGCAAGGATCGTATGATTTCTTTGCAGAAAAGAAAACCCTATAAAAGAGGTTACATATTCCATCAATTAGTACCAGCGCTGTCCCGCTGTTAATTTTTTACCCTTTTGTTGGTAAATTAGTCCTGTAGTTCTATTTTAATATTAAACTTCCAAAAATC
This sequence is a window from Priestia filamentosa. Protein-coding genes within it:
- a CDS encoding helix-turn-helix domain-containing protein, giving the protein MKLHEKIRLLRKSKGVSQTFIAEKIDMTTSGYSMKESGKRPITTNELEIIAKALEVPATVFFEEEFHVKLNKKSLA
- a CDS encoding phage antirepressor, producing MDKLTKWFQYQNHQIRTVVKDNEPWFIAKDVCEVLEISKYRDAISRLDLDERESVVVDTLGGQQEMTAINESGLYCLILTSRKQQAKQFKRWVTQEVIPSIRKHGAYMTPETIERALLNPDTIINLATQLKDEQQKRMEAERLIDEQKPKVVYAEAVTVSEDTVLVKDLAITLKQQGLDIGANRLFSWLRVNGYLCKQKGDMWNMPTQKSLDLGVIVIKHGIRTGSNGEMKKTRTPKITGKGQVYFINKLIKQFSKPA
- a CDS encoding helix-turn-helix domain-containing protein, whose amino-acid sequence is MTLGKRLKEEREKRKWSQKFVAEKLGITNTVLSNYERDYRDPDTENLKKLAELYEVSTDYLLGRETPSKEKPDVQGLWFYDMDGISKEDLEDIEEELTEYMEYLLAKKRKKK
- a CDS encoding helix-turn-helix domain-containing protein is translated as MKRKADLKGAIKEKGFTQMEFGEEVGYDQSTISKWINGTRPVGKDAKPILARGIDSFKYYVATFRETTGINLVPFMDGKRVKRDVASLRMLVEKERREAMEFWDKDFWHVPAEFANETEREEARRFVKEYAEKIAAEYNLLAAFCDQYGFSLKEVDQQMELSFKSRGLVQ
- a CDS encoding helix-turn-helix domain-containing protein; amino-acid sequence: MSFEESIREIFQQELEKFKQSVTPSPTENEWLSEYPSMLTTAHVREILGIKQTKMSELMNRSDFPVFKLAGTRIPKHKFIIWIENNTRWIEDNTHSNRKII
- a CDS encoding ImmA/IrrE family metallo-endopeptidase, with the translated sequence MDYQYVPTHLEEWISNEYIKRQILTPEDLIIENIAKCFQVDLFIRAGQIYSAEVNGQFVIFLREEETPQKQKERFFHELCHLLIHSGRQPDMPILLRELQENQAENFVKYASLPYHMLSYLKEDDMYHTSELFNVSIDVCKDRMISLQKRKPYKRGYIFHQLVPALSRC